From the genome of Helicobacter pylori, one region includes:
- the virB11 gene encoding cag pathogenicity island type IV secretion system ATPase VirB11, which yields MTEDRLSAEDKKFLEVERALKEAALNPLRHATEELFGDFLKMENITEICYNGNKVVWVLKNNGEWQPFDVRDKKAFSLSRLMHFARCCASFKKKTIDNYENPILSSNLANGERVQIVLSPVTVNDETISISIRIPSKTTYPHSFFEEQGFYNLLDNKEQAISAIKDGIAIGKNVIVCGGTGSGKTTYIKSIMEFIPKEERIISIEDTEEIVFKHHKNYTQLFFGGNITSADCLKSCLRMRPDRIILGELRSSEAYDFYNVLCSGHKGTLTTLHAGSSEEAFIRLANMSSSNSAARNIKFESLIEGFKDLIDMIVHINHHKQCDEFYIKHR from the coding sequence ATGACTGAAGACAGATTGAGCGCAGAAGATAAAAAATTTCTAGAAGTAGAAAGAGCTTTAAAAGAAGCGGCATTAAATCCTTTAAGGCATGCCACTGAAGAACTTTTTGGTGATTTTTTAAAAATGGAAAATATCACTGAGATTTGTTACAACGGGAACAAGGTTGTATGGGTTTTAAAAAATAATGGCGAATGGCAACCATTTGATGTGAGAGACAAGAAAGCCTTTAGTCTGTCTCGTTTAATGCATTTTGCTCGGTGTTGTGCAAGTTTTAAGAAAAAAACCATAGACAACTATGAAAATCCTATTTTGAGCAGCAATTTAGCAAATGGTGAAAGGGTGCAGATTGTCCTTTCCCCTGTTACAGTTAATGATGAAACCATTTCCATATCCATAAGGATACCCAGCAAAACAACCTATCCTCATAGCTTCTTTGAAGAGCAGGGTTTTTATAATCTACTAGATAACAAAGAACAAGCGATCAGCGCGATTAAAGATGGTATTGCTATTGGTAAGAATGTGATTGTTTGTGGCGGCACAGGAAGCGGTAAAACGACTTATATCAAAAGCATCATGGAGTTTATCCCTAAAGAAGAAAGGATCATATCCATTGAAGACACCGAAGAGATTGTATTCAAACATCACAAGAACTACACACAGCTTTTTTTTGGTGGGAATATCACCTCTGCTGATTGCTTAAAGTCATGTTTGAGAATGCGGCCTGATAGAATCATTTTAGGAGAACTCAGAAGCAGTGAGGCATACGATTTTTATAATGTGCTTTGTAGCGGTCATAAAGGCACGCTAACCACTCTGCATGCAGGGAGCAGTGAAGAAGCGTTTATTCGTTTAGCCAACATGAGTTCATCTAATAGCGCAGCAAGGAATATCAAGTTTGAAAGTCTCATTGAGGGCTTTAAAGATTTAATTGATATGATTGTCCATATCAACCACCACAAACAGTGTGATGAATTTTATATCAAACACAGGTAG
- the cag5 gene encoding VirD4 family type IV secretion system ATPase Cag5, translating into MEDFLYNTLYFIEDYKLVVIVSFIGLIALFFLYKFIKAQKKTFKDKANQPQKKKNFKEIMTEGLKERVKTFGFWLQAILLLSYSFITSGLFFLILLGNFYDDNRLPESDDDLFDIWIYAIQDFPAYYFKALCFSSLKIYGFNISLVVYSSILCSYIFITFFVWFLKYLTRTRDIGANKKVDDLFGSASWETEEKMIKAKLITPNNKKRAFDKREVIVGRRGLGDFIAYAGQAFIGLIAPTRSGKGVGFIIPNMINYPQNIVVFDPKADTMETCGKIREKRFNQKVYIYEPFSLKTHRFNPFAYVDFGNDVVLTEDILSQIDTRLKGHGMVASGGDFSTQIFGLAKLVFPERPNEKDPFFSNQARNLFVINCNIYRDLMWTKKGLEFVKRKKIIMPETPTMFFIGSMASGINLIDEDTNMEKVVSLMEFFGGEEDKSGDNLRALSPATRNMWNNFKTMGGAKETYSSVQGVYTSAFAPYNNAMIRNFTSANDFDFRRLRIDEVSIGVIANPKESTIVGPILELFFNVMIYSNLILPIHDPQCKRSCLMLMDEFTLCGYLETFVKAVGIMAEYNMRPAFVFQSKAQLENDPPLGYGRNGAKTILDNLSLNMYYGINNDNYYEHFEKLSKVLGKYTRQDVSRSIDDNTGKTNTSISNKERFLMTPDELMTMGDELIILENTLKPIKCHKALYYDDPFFTDELIKVSPSLSKKYKLGKVPDQATFYDDLQAAKTRGELSYDKSLVPVGSSEL; encoded by the coding sequence ATGGAAGACTTTTTGTATAACACCTTATATTTCATAGAGGATTATAAGTTGGTTGTTATTGTTAGTTTCATAGGGTTAATAGCGTTATTTTTTCTCTACAAATTCATAAAAGCTCAAAAAAAGACTTTTAAAGATAAAGCTAACCAACCTCAAAAGAAAAAAAACTTTAAAGAAATCATGACAGAGGGGCTGAAAGAAAGAGTTAAAACCTTTGGCTTTTGGTTACAAGCTATACTATTACTATCCTATTCTTTTATCACATCAGGGTTATTTTTCTTGATTCTCTTAGGTAATTTTTATGATGATAACAGATTGCCTGAGAGCGATGATGATCTTTTTGATATATGGATCTATGCGATACAAGATTTTCCTGCATACTATTTTAAGGCGCTTTGTTTTAGTTCACTCAAGATCTATGGGTTCAATATATCCTTAGTCGTATATAGTTCTATTTTATGCTCTTATATATTCATTACCTTTTTTGTGTGGTTCTTAAAATACTTAACTCGGACTAGAGACATAGGAGCGAATAAAAAAGTTGATGATCTCTTTGGTAGCGCGAGTTGGGAAACTGAAGAGAAAATGATCAAAGCTAAACTTATCACACCCAATAATAAAAAACGCGCCTTTGACAAACGAGAGGTTATTGTAGGCAGGCGTGGTTTAGGGGATTTTATCGCTTACGCAGGACAGGCGTTCATTGGCTTGATTGCTCCTACTAGAAGCGGTAAGGGGGTGGGTTTCATCATACCCAATATGATCAATTATCCTCAAAATATCGTTGTGTTTGACCCTAAGGCTGACACCATGGAAACTTGCGGAAAAATCAGAGAAAAACGCTTCAACCAAAAGGTGTATATTTATGAACCTTTCTCCTTAAAAACACACCGATTTAATCCTTTCGCTTATGTGGATTTTGGTAATGATGTGGTTTTGACTGAAGACATACTCTCTCAAATTGACACACGCTTAAAAGGGCATGGGATGGTGGCTAGTGGGGGGGATTTTTCCACTCAAATCTTTGGATTGGCAAAGCTCGTGTTCCCTGAAAGGCCTAATGAAAAAGATCCTTTTTTTAGCAATCAAGCGCGGAATCTTTTTGTCATCAATTGCAATATTTATAGGGATCTCATGTGGACTAAAAAGGGGCTTGAGTTTGTCAAAAGAAAAAAAATCATCATGCCTGAAACCCCCACGATGTTTTTCATAGGTTCTATGGCAAGCGGTATCAACTTGATTGATGAAGACACAAACATGGAAAAAGTCGTGTCTTTAATGGAATTTTTTGGAGGTGAAGAAGATAAGAGTGGCGATAATCTAAGAGCGCTTAGTCCTGCCACTAGAAACATGTGGAATAACTTCAAGACAATGGGTGGTGCTAAAGAAACTTATAGCTCTGTTCAAGGGGTCTATACTTCAGCGTTTGCGCCTTACAATAACGCCATGATCAGAAATTTCACGAGCGCTAATGATTTTGATTTCAGGCGTTTAAGGATTGATGAAGTGAGTATTGGCGTGATCGCTAATCCTAAAGAAAGCACTATTGTTGGGCCGATATTAGAGCTGTTTTTCAATGTGATGATTTATAGCAACCTTATTCTGCCAATCCATGATCCACAATGCAAAAGAAGTTGCTTAATGCTTATGGATGAATTCACGCTCTGTGGCTATTTAGAGACCTTTGTTAAAGCGGTAGGGATTATGGCAGAATACAACATGCGCCCCGCTTTTGTGTTTCAAAGTAAGGCACAACTAGAGAATGACCCTCCACTTGGTTATGGTAGGAATGGTGCTAAGACCATTTTAGACAACCTTTCTTTGAATATGTATTATGGGATTAACAACGATAACTACTACGAGCATTTTGAAAAACTTTCTAAGGTGTTAGGGAAATACACGAGACAAGATGTGAGCCGAAGCATTGATGATAATACAGGTAAGACCAATACTTCTATCAGCAACAAAGAGCGGTTTTTGATGACTCCTGATGAATTGATGACTATGGGCGATGAGCTTATCATTTTAGAGAATACGCTCAAACCAATCAAATGCCACAAGGCGCTTTACTATGATGATCCATTCTTCACCGATGAACTCATTAAGGTAAGTCCGAGCTTGAGCAAAAAATACAAATTGGGGAAAGTGCCTGATCAGGCAACATTCTATGACGATTTGCAAGCCGCTAAAACTAGAGGTGAATTGAGCTATGATAAATCTTTAGTGCCTGTAGGTTCAAGCGAACTGTGA
- the cag4 gene encoding VirB1 family T4SS lytic transglycosylase Cag4, producing the protein MFEKWIGLTLLLNSLAYPCQKVTISFKQYENLIHIHQKGCGNEVVCRTLISIALLESSLGLNNKREKSLKDTSYSMFHITLNTAKKFYPAYSKTLLKYKLLNDVDFAIQLAKQILKENFDYYKQKHPNKSVYQLVEMAIGAYNGGMRHNPNGAYVKKFRCIYSQVRYNE; encoded by the coding sequence TTGTTTGAGAAATGGATTGGTCTGACTTTACTTCTTAATTCCTTAGCCTATCCATGCCAAAAAGTAACCATTAGTTTCAAGCAATACGAAAATCTTATCCATATCCATCAAAAAGGCTGCGGCAATGAAGTGGTGTGCAGAACGCTCATCTCTATCGCTTTATTAGAAAGTTCTCTGGGGTTGAACAACAAGCGAGAAAAATCCTTAAAAGACACTTCCTATTCCATGTTTCATATCACTTTAAACACCGCTAAAAAATTCTATCCTGCCTATTCTAAAACGCTCCTCAAATACAAATTGCTCAATGATGTGGATTTTGCGATCCAATTAGCCAAACAAATTTTAAAAGAAAATTTTGATTATTACAAACAAAAACACCCCAACAAAAGCGTGTATCAATTAGTAGAAATGGCGATAGGCGCTTACAATGGGGGGATGAGACATAACCCTAATGGTGCTTATGTAAAGAAATTTCGTTGCATTTATTCTCAGGTGCGATATAACGAGTAG
- the cag3 gene encoding type IV secretion system outer membrane cap subunit Cag3 — MFRKLATAVSLIGLLISNTLYAKEISEADKVIKATKKTKETKKEAKRLKKEARQRQQIPDHKKPQYVSVGDTKTQALFDIYDTLNVNDKSFGDWFGNSALKDKTYLYAMDLLDYNNYLSIENPIIKTRAMGTYADLIIITGSLEQVNGYYNILKALNKRNAKFVLKINDKLPYAQATFLRVPKRSDPNAHTLDKGASVDENKLFEQQKRAYFNYANDVICRPNDEVCSPLRDEMVAMPTSDSATQKPNIIAPYSLYRLKEANNANEAQPSPYATQTAPENSKEKLIEELIANSQLIANEEEREKKLLAEKEKQDAELAKYKLKDLENQKKLKALEAELKKKNAKKPRVVEVPIPPKTSNSDEVMRVVKEKENYNGLLVDKETTIKRSYEGTLISENSYSKKTPLNPNDLRSLEEEIKSYYIKSNGLCYTSGISLYVKIKNDPYKEGMLCGYESVQNLLSPLKDKLKYDKQKLQKALLKDSK, encoded by the coding sequence ATGTTTAGAAAACTAGCAACCGCTGTATCGCTCATAGGCTTACTAATCTCTAACACTCTTTATGCTAAAGAAATAAGTGAAGCCGATAAGGTCATCAAGGCCACTAAAAAAACTAAAGAGACCAAGAAAGAAGCTAAACGACTCAAAAAAGAAGCCAGACAGCGCCAACAGATCCCTGATCATAAGAAACCTCAATATGTCTCTGTTGGTGACACAAAAACTCAAGCGCTTTTTGATATATACGACACCTTGAATGTGAATGACAAAAGCTTTGGGGATTGGTTTGGGAATAGCGCTTTGAAAGACAAAACCTATCTCTACGCTATGGATCTATTGGATTACAACAACTATTTATCCATAGAAAACCCCATTATCAAAACAAGAGCAATGGGGACTTATGCAGATCTGATCATTATCACAGGCTCGTTAGAACAAGTCAATGGGTATTACAACATTCTAAAAGCGCTCAACAAACGCAACGCTAAGTTTGTGTTAAAAATCAATGACAAATTGCCTTATGCCCAAGCGACTTTTTTGAGAGTGCCAAAAAGAAGCGATCCCAATGCCCACACGCTTGATAAGGGAGCGTCAGTTGATGAGAATAAGCTTTTTGAACAACAAAAACGCGCGTATTTCAACTACGCCAACGATGTGATCTGCAGACCCAATGATGAAGTGTGTTCGCCCCTAAGAGATGAGATGGTAGCTATGCCCACTAGCGATAGCGCTACTCAAAAACCCAATATCATTGCTCCTTATAGCTTGTACAGACTAAAAGAGGCAAATAACGCCAATGAGGCCCAACCATCACCTTATGCCACTCAAACCGCTCCTGAAAACAGCAAAGAAAAGCTCATAGAAGAGCTAATCGCTAACTCCCAACTCATAGCCAATGAAGAAGAGAGGGAAAAGAAACTCTTAGCAGAAAAAGAAAAACAAGATGCTGAATTAGCTAAATACAAGCTCAAAGACTTAGAAAATCAAAAGAAACTAAAAGCTTTAGAAGCAGAGTTGAAAAAGAAAAATGCTAAGAAACCTAGAGTAGTGGAAGTGCCTATTCCTCCTAAAACAAGTAATTCTGACGAAGTAATGAGAGTTGTCAAAGAAAAAGAAAACTATAATGGATTGTTAGTGGATAAAGAGACCACGATCAAAAGAAGCTATGAGGGGACTTTGATCAGTGAAAATTCTTACAGCAAAAAAACACCTCTCAACCCTAATGACTTGAGGAGCTTAGAAGAAGAAATTAAGAGCTACTATATCAAGTCTAATGGTTTGTGTTATACTAGTGGCATTAGTCTCTATGTCAAAATCAAAAACGACCCCTATAAAGAGGGAATGCTGTGTGGTTATGAGAGTGTTCAAAATCTGCTCTCACCTCTGAAGGACAAGCTCAAGTACGACAAGCAAAAGTTACAAAAAGCGTTATTGAAAGATTCAAAGTAA
- the cag1 gene encoding cag pathogenicity island protein Cag1, whose product MADTINTTESTHETKKPNAFVNFFKNNLTDKRYDALGLIGAGVLCCVLSGAMGIVGIIFVAIGIFLSFSNINLVKLVEKLSKKQSKVATTAHNETQKSQATSVTNEPTEAKETKD is encoded by the coding sequence ATGGCTGACACAATCAATACAACTGAATCAACCCATGAAACAAAAAAGCCAAACGCTTTTGTAAATTTTTTCAAAAACAATTTGACTGATAAGCGCTATGATGCATTAGGCCTCATTGGAGCAGGGGTTTTATGTTGTGTCTTGAGCGGTGCTATGGGGATTGTTGGGATAATCTTTGTCGCAATAGGAATATTTTTGTCTTTTTCTAATATCAACTTAGTGAAATTAGTTGAAAAATTGTCCAAAAAGCAATCTAAAGTGGCAACAACTGCCCATAACGAAACCCAAAAATCTCAAGCAACAAGCGTTACCAATGAACCAACTGAAGCTAAAGAGACTAAAGATTGA
- a CDS encoding tetratricopeptide repeat protein: MFKDFYRTALSFLKPLLLLLCLLLLFSLCIADEYISISPAWDEYMRYHKTYYFENGLDNFNKGQYKQAFKNFRKAQEYGIGLGSVYLAKMYLEGKGVKVDYKKAQLYAKNAIKRYGSGMLGGALILGYMQAQGLGMKKDLKQALNTYRSVVRRLSNKGINFHNNFRLPNLAQVAGIAIGLQFIDLSGLSANPIKFGKKFEKLEDFKYFLHSNSEVPDALSGADIAEISSNIILLKQQMGEILYRIGIAYKEGLGTRKQKSRAKKFLQKSAEFGYEKAMEAL; encoded by the coding sequence ATGTTTAAAGATTTTTATCGCACCGCTCTCTCTTTTTTAAAGCCTTTATTGCTTTTATTATGTTTATTGTTGTTATTTTCACTTTGTATAGCTGATGAATATATTAGCATAAGTCCTGCTTGGGATGAATACATGCGATATCATAAGACATATTATTTTGAAAATGGTTTAGACAATTTTAATAAAGGCCAATACAAGCAAGCCTTTAAAAATTTTAGAAAGGCACAAGAATACGGCATTGGGCTTGGCAGTGTTTATTTAGCCAAAATGTATTTGGAGGGAAAGGGCGTGAAAGTGGATTACAAAAAAGCACAACTCTATGCAAAAAACGCTATCAAAAGGTATGGGAGTGGCATGTTAGGGGGCGCTCTTATTTTAGGATACATGCAAGCGCAAGGCTTAGGGATGAAAAAGGATTTGAAACAAGCGCTCAATACTTACAGGAGTGTGGTTCGCAGACTTTCTAATAAAGGCATAAATTTTCATAACAATTTTAGATTACCAAACCTTGCACAAGTGGCTGGTATCGCTATTGGATTACAATTCATTGATCTTTCAGGTTTGAGCGCAAATCCTATAAAATTTGGAAAGAAATTTGAAAAACTTGAGGACTTTAAGTATTTCCTTCACAGCAACAGTGAGGTTCCTGATGCACTTTCTGGGGCAGATATTGCTGAAATTTCAAGCAATATTATTTTACTCAAACAACAAATGGGGGAAATCCTTTATAGAATTGGGATCGCTTATAAAGAAGGGCTTGGCACTAGAAAACAAAAAAGCAGGGCTAAAAAATTCTTGCAAAAATCCGCAGAATTTGGCTATGAAAAAGCTATGGAAGCTCTGTAA
- the csd6 gene encoding cell shape-determining L,D-carboxypeptidase Csd6: MKKILSALLMGFVGLNADERLLEIVRLYQKQGLEVVGQKLDSYLADKSFWAEELQNKDTDFGYYQNKQFLFVANKSKPSLEFYETDNNMLKKINSSKALVGSKKGDKTLEGDLATPIGVYRITQKLEHLDQYYGVLAFVTNYPNLYDTLKKRTGHGIWVHGMPLNGDRNELNTKGCIAIENPILSSYDKVLKGEKAFLITYEDKFFPSTKEELSMILSSLFQWKEAWVRGDFERYMRFYNPNFTRYDGMKFNAFKEYKKRVFAKNEKKHIAFSSINVIPYPNSQNKRLFYVAFDQDYKAYQQNKLSYSSNSQKELYVEIENNQVSIIMEK, translated from the coding sequence TTGAAAAAAATATTATCAGCTTTGCTAATGGGGTTTGTGGGCTTGAATGCTGATGAGCGTTTGTTGGAAATTGTGCGTCTTTATCAAAAACAAGGCTTGGAAGTGGTGGGCCAAAAGCTGGATTCTTATTTAGCGGATAAATCTTTTTGGGCAGAAGAGCTTCAAAATAAGGACACGGATTTTGGTTATTATCAAAACAAGCAGTTTTTATTTGTGGCCAATAAATCCAAGCCTAGTTTAGAGTTTTATGAAACAGACAACAACATGCTTAAAAAAATCAACAGCTCTAAAGCCCTTGTAGGCTCTAAAAAGGGCGATAAAACTTTAGAGGGCGATTTGGCCACGCCTATTGGAGTGTATCGTATCACGCAGAAATTAGAGCACTTGGATCAATATTATGGCGTTTTGGCTTTTGTAACGAATTACCCTAATTTGTATGACACTTTGAAAAAACGCACTGGGCATGGCATTTGGGTGCATGGAATGCCTTTAAATGGCGATCGGAATGAATTGAACACCAAGGGCTGTATTGCGATTGAAAACCCAATTTTAAGCTCTTATGATAAGGTCTTAAAAGGCGAAAAAGCGTTTCTCATCACCTATGAAGACAAGTTTTTCCCCAGCACTAAAGAAGAATTGAGCATGATTTTAAGCTCCCTTTTTCAATGGAAAGAAGCTTGGGTTAGGGGCGATTTTGAACGCTACATGCGTTTTTATAACCCCAACTTCACTCGCTATGACGGCATGAAATTCAACGCTTTTAAAGAGTATAAAAAAAGGGTGTTTGCGAAAAACGAAAAAAAACACATCGCCTTTTCTTCTATTAATGTGATCCCTTACCCCAACTCCCAGAACAAACGCTTGTTTTATGTGGCGTTTGACCAAGATTACAAAGCCTACCAGCAAAACAAGCTCTCTTATAGCTCTAATTCTCAAAAAGAACTCTATGTAGAGATTGAAAACAATCAAGTGTCTATTATAATGGAAAAATAG
- the era gene encoding GTPase Era — translation MKTKAGFVALIGKPNAGKSTLLNTLLNAHLALVSHKANATRKLMKCIVPFKDKEGYESQIIFLDTPGLHHQEKLLNQCMLSQALKAMGDAELCVFLASVHDDLKGYEEFLSLCQKPHILALSKIDTATHKQVLQKLQEYQKYASQFLALVPLSAKKSQNLNVLLECISKRLSPSAWFFEKDLMSDEKMRDIYKEIIRESLFDFLSDEIPYESDVMIDKFIEEERIDKVYARIIVEKESQKKIVIGKNGVNIKRIGTSARLKMQEAGEKKVFLNLQVIAQKSWSKEEKSLQKLGYIHQRNRD, via the coding sequence ATGAAAACTAAGGCAGGCTTTGTAGCTCTTATAGGCAAACCAAACGCTGGAAAAAGCACTCTTTTAAACACTTTATTAAACGCTCATTTAGCCCTCGTTTCGCATAAGGCTAATGCGACAAGAAAATTAATGAAATGCATCGTGCCTTTTAAAGATAAAGAGGGGTATGAGAGCCAGATCATTTTTTTAGACACACCAGGGCTTCATCATCAAGAAAAATTACTCAACCAATGCATGCTCTCACAGGCTTTAAAAGCGATGGGCGATGCTGAATTGTGCGTTTTTTTAGCTTCTGTGCATGATGATTTAAAAGGCTATGAAGAGTTTTTGAGTTTGTGCCAAAAACCCCATATCTTGGCTTTGAGTAAGATTGACACGGCCACGCATAAGCAGGTTTTGCAAAAATTGCAAGAGTATCAAAAATACGCTTCGCAATTTTTAGCTCTAGTGCCTTTGAGTGCGAAAAAATCTCAAAATTTAAATGTGCTTTTAGAATGCATCAGCAAGCGTTTAAGTCCTAGTGCATGGTTTTTTGAAAAGGATTTGATGAGCGATGAAAAAATGCGCGATATTTATAAGGAAATCATTAGGGAGAGTTTGTTTGATTTTTTAAGCGATGAAATCCCTTATGAAAGCGATGTGATGATTGATAAATTTATAGAAGAAGAACGCATAGACAAGGTGTATGCGCGCATTATCGTAGAAAAAGAAAGCCAAAAAAAAATCGTGATAGGCAAAAACGGGGTGAATATCAAACGCATCGGGACTAGTGCGCGATTGAAAATGCAAGAAGCAGGCGAAAAAAAGGTTTTTTTAAACTTGCAAGTGATCGCTCAAAAATCATGGAGCAAGGAAGAAAAGAGCTTGCAAAAACTAGGTTATATCCATCAAAGGAATAGGGATTGA
- the hslU gene encoding HslU--HslV peptidase ATPase subunit, which yields MSKLNMTPREIVSYLDEYIIGQKEAKKSIAIAFRNRYRRLQLEKSLQEEITPKNILMIGSTGVGKTEIARRIAKIMELPFVKVEASKYTEVGFVGRDVESMVRDLVNNSMLLVENEHKEKLKDKIEKAVIEKIAKKLLPPLPNGVSEEKKQEYANSLLKMQQRIVQGELDSREIEIEVRKKSIEIDSNVPPEILRVQENLIKVFHKEQDKVKKTLSVKEAKEALKAEISDTLLDSESIKMEGLKRAESSGVIFIDEIDKIAVSSKEGGRQDPSKEGVQRDLLPIVEGSVVNTKYGSIKTEHILFIAAGAFHLSKPSDLIPELQGRFPLRVELENLTEEIMYMILTQTKTSIIKQYQALLKVEGVEIAFEDDAIKELAKLSYNANQKSEDIGARRLHTTIEKVLEDISFEAEDYSGQNVTITKELIQSKLEDLVADENLVKYIL from the coding sequence ATGTCTAAATTGAATATGACCCCAAGAGAAATTGTCTCTTATTTAGATGAATACATCATTGGGCAAAAGGAAGCTAAAAAGTCTATCGCTATCGCTTTTAGGAATCGTTACAGGCGTTTGCAACTGGAAAAATCCTTACAAGAAGAAATCACGCCTAAAAACATTTTAATGATTGGTTCTACTGGCGTGGGTAAAACTGAAATCGCAAGAAGAATAGCAAAAATCATGGAACTCCCCTTTGTGAAAGTGGAAGCGAGCAAATACACAGAAGTGGGTTTTGTGGGGCGTGATGTGGAGTCTATGGTAAGGGATTTAGTCAATAACAGCATGCTTTTAGTGGAAAATGAGCATAAGGAAAAGTTAAAAGACAAGATTGAAAAAGCGGTTATAGAAAAAATCGCTAAAAAACTCCTGCCCCCCTTGCCTAATGGTGTGAGCGAAGAAAAAAAACAAGAATACGCTAACAGCCTTTTAAAAATGCAACAAAGAATCGTGCAAGGCGAGTTGGATAGCCGAGAAATTGAAATTGAAGTGCGTAAAAAAAGCATAGAGATTGATTCTAATGTGCCGCCTGAAATTTTAAGGGTTCAAGAAAACTTGATTAAGGTTTTCCATAAAGAACAGGATAAAGTCAAAAAAACTTTAAGCGTTAAAGAAGCTAAAGAAGCCCTAAAAGCAGAAATTAGCGACACGCTTTTAGACAGCGAATCCATTAAAATGGAAGGCTTGAAGCGTGCGGAAAGTTCAGGGGTGATTTTTATTGATGAAATTGATAAGATCGCTGTAAGCTCTAAAGAAGGAGGCCGTCAAGATCCCAGTAAAGAGGGGGTTCAAAGGGATTTGTTGCCGATTGTAGAGGGGAGTGTGGTGAATACGAAGTATGGCTCTATTAAAACAGAGCATATTTTATTCATTGCAGCAGGGGCTTTTCATCTTTCTAAGCCAAGCGATTTGATCCCTGAATTGCAAGGCCGTTTCCCTTTAAGGGTGGAGTTAGAGAATTTAACCGAAGAAATCATGTATATGATTTTAACCCAAACTAAAACCTCTATCATCAAGCAATACCAAGCCCTTTTAAAAGTGGAAGGCGTAGAAATTGCGTTTGAAGACGATGCGATCAAAGAGTTAGCCAAACTTTCTTATAACGCTAATCAAAAAAGCGAAGATATAGGTGCTAGAAGGTTGCACACCACCATTGAAAAAGTGCTAGAAGACATTAGTTTTGAAGCTGAGGATTATTCTGGGCAAAATGTTACTATCACTAAAGAGTTGATTCAATCAAAACTAGAGGATTTAGTGGCTGATGAAAATTTAGTGAAGTATATTTTATAA
- the hslV gene encoding ATP-dependent protease subunit HslV, translating into MFEATTILGYRGELNHKKFALIGGDGQVTLGNCVVKANATKIRSLYHNQVLSGFAGSTADAFSLFDMFERILESKKGDLFKSVVDFSKEWRKDKYLRRLEAMMIVLNLDHIFILSGTGDVLEAEDNKIAAIGSGGNYALSAARALDNFAHLEPRKLVEESLKIAGDLCIYTNTNIKILEL; encoded by the coding sequence ATGTTTGAAGCGACGACGATTCTAGGCTATAGAGGGGAATTGAATCATAAAAAGTTCGCGCTCATTGGAGGCGATGGGCAGGTGACTTTGGGTAATTGCGTAGTCAAAGCCAATGCGACAAAAATCAGAAGCTTGTATCACAACCAGGTTTTAAGCGGGTTTGCCGGGAGCACTGCGGACGCTTTTAGTTTGTTTGATATGTTTGAACGCATTTTAGAGAGCAAAAAAGGGGATTTGTTTAAAAGCGTGGTGGATTTCAGCAAAGAATGGCGCAAAGATAAGTATTTACGCCGACTAGAAGCGATGATGATTGTTTTAAATTTGGATCACATTTTCATTTTGAGCGGCACGGGCGATGTTTTGGAGGCTGAAGACAATAAGATCGCTGCTATTGGGAGTGGGGGGAATTACGCATTAAGTGCGGCTAGGGCTTTAGATAATTTCGCTCATTTAGAGCCTAGAAAACTTGTAGAAGAGTCCTTAAAAATCGCAGGAGATCTTTGCATTTACACTAACACGAATATTAAAATTTTGGAGCTTTAA